The following are from one region of the uncultured Hyphomonas sp. genome:
- the ccmB gene encoding heme exporter protein CcmB, with protein sequence MRPAPILSAFLQALGEAWAGGAGALLPLGFFAGAAVLVPLGIGTDPATLRAVGPGILWVALALSSLVTLERIFQADTEDGALDLWLQTGVPASAVAAAKTFAHWLAAGLPLALLSPLLALMFQAEASADLLRNAALYGLGGLAFYFWGGVGAALSATVRRGGLLISLIALPLYVPTAIFGALSMSHGPGSEGAPLFLAASTLFALAVAPFAMAAALRLAAD encoded by the coding sequence GTGAGGCCCGCACCGATCCTCTCCGCCTTCCTGCAGGCGCTGGGCGAAGCCTGGGCCGGCGGGGCCGGGGCATTGCTGCCGCTCGGCTTTTTCGCAGGCGCTGCCGTGCTCGTGCCGCTCGGGATCGGAACCGACCCGGCAACGCTGCGCGCCGTCGGACCGGGCATCCTCTGGGTCGCCCTCGCCTTGTCCAGCCTTGTCACGCTGGAGCGCATCTTTCAGGCAGACACCGAAGACGGGGCGCTGGACCTGTGGCTGCAGACCGGCGTACCGGCCTCCGCGGTGGCCGCGGCCAAGACGTTCGCCCACTGGCTCGCCGCGGGCCTGCCGCTGGCCCTGCTGTCCCCGCTGCTGGCCCTGATGTTTCAGGCAGAAGCCTCCGCTGACCTGCTGCGCAACGCCGCGCTGTATGGGCTCGGCGGCCTTGCCTTCTATTTCTGGGGCGGTGTCGGCGCGGCCCTGTCTGCCACGGTGCGGCGAGGCGGCCTGTTGATCAGCCTCATTGCGCTGCCATTGTATGTGCCGACAGCTATTTTCGGAGCGCTCTCCATGTCCCACGGCCCCGGCAGCGAAGGCGCGCCGCTGTTCCTGGCGGCCTCGACCCTGTTCGCATTGGCCGTCGCACCGTTCGCCATGGCTGCAGCCTTGCGCTTGGCGGCAGACTGA
- the ccmC gene encoding heme ABC transporter permease CcmC, whose amino-acid sequence MFSWFANPLRFMRLSNWLAPLCYALAALLIGWGLWQGLWVVPKDDYQGGDIMRVMFIHVPAAWLAMASYMTMAVMSFIWFIWRHEVADIAAKSIAPLGAVWTAICLATGSIWGKPTWGTWWQWDDARMMSVLFMFFLFLGYMALRASMDTRQKAARAGAILAMVGAINVPLIKFSVDLFTSLHQDSSVITAGGPKMAAVYLWPLLASGLGHTLLFAGMTQTLMRAEIWDRRTAQANAKLMAEG is encoded by the coding sequence ATGTTTTCCTGGTTCGCCAATCCCCTTCGCTTCATGCGCCTGTCGAACTGGCTGGCGCCGCTTTGCTATGCGCTGGCCGCGCTGCTGATCGGCTGGGGCCTGTGGCAGGGCCTCTGGGTCGTTCCGAAAGATGACTATCAGGGCGGGGACATCATGCGCGTGATGTTCATTCACGTGCCTGCCGCATGGCTCGCCATGGCAAGCTATATGACGATGGCCGTGATGAGTTTCATCTGGTTCATCTGGCGCCATGAAGTCGCCGACATCGCCGCCAAATCCATCGCGCCGCTGGGCGCTGTGTGGACGGCGATCTGCCTGGCCACCGGATCGATCTGGGGCAAACCGACCTGGGGCACATGGTGGCAGTGGGACGATGCCCGGATGATGTCGGTCCTGTTCATGTTCTTCCTGTTCCTCGGTTACATGGCCCTGCGGGCGTCCATGGACACGCGCCAGAAGGCGGCCCGGGCTGGCGCGATCCTGGCCATGGTGGGCGCGATCAACGTGCCACTGATCAAATTTTCCGTGGACCTCTTCACCTCCCTGCATCAGGATTCGAGCGTTATCACCGCGGGCGGACCGAAGATGGCGGCTGTCTATCTCTGGCCTCTGCTGGCCAGCGGCCTCGGCCATACGCTGCTGTTCGCCGGAATGACCCAGACCCTGATGCGCGCCGAGATCTGGGACCGGCGCACAGCGCAGGCGAATGCGAAACTGATGGCGGAAGGGTAA
- the ccmD gene encoding heme exporter protein CcmD translates to MLPDFDKNAVYIWACYAIGAVSLTLTLVIVLLRARTARARMLRAEARLRGDDAP, encoded by the coding sequence ATGCTGCCGGATTTTGACAAGAATGCCGTCTACATATGGGCCTGTTACGCGATCGGCGCCGTCAGCCTGACCCTGACGCTCGTGATCGTCTTGCTTCGGGCAAGAACAGCCCGGGCAAGAATGTTGCGAGCAGAAGCTCGCCTGCGCGGAGATGACGCACCGTGA
- a CDS encoding redoxin family protein — translation MKRWIAAIPVTALVLFAGLAGWELSHPEKGDFERQSRTAPDRAFERLDGGTLSFVPTPNGQTIAVNLFASWCAPCEAEHPQLTALAEAHPGQVYGVLYKDTPANGRTFLEELGNPYADIVLDPSGQGGLDFGLTGVPETFVISADGEILDHIAGPLDAASVKRVGEALAAPRP, via the coding sequence GTGAAACGCTGGATTGCCGCAATTCCGGTCACCGCTCTGGTGCTTTTTGCAGGCCTGGCCGGCTGGGAACTCAGCCATCCGGAAAAAGGCGACTTCGAGCGCCAGTCCCGCACCGCGCCGGACCGGGCCTTCGAGCGGCTGGACGGAGGTACGCTGAGTTTTGTGCCCACCCCCAACGGGCAGACGATCGCCGTGAACCTGTTTGCCAGCTGGTGTGCCCCGTGTGAGGCCGAGCATCCGCAACTGACGGCGCTGGCCGAGGCTCATCCGGGACAGGTTTATGGGGTGTTGTACAAGGATACTCCGGCCAATGGGCGGACGTTCCTGGAAGAACTTGGCAATCCGTATGCCGATATCGTTCTGGATCCGTCTGGTCAGGGCGGTCTGGATTTCGGGCTGACGGGTGTGCCGGAAACCTTTGTCATCTCAGCCGATGGCGAGATTCTGGACCATATCGCCGGGCCGCTGGACGCCGCCTCGGTCAAACGGGTGGGCGAGGCGCTCGCAGCGCCCCGCCCCTGA
- a CDS encoding MarR family transcriptional regulator codes for MSFNLNASPSHLLHRAQQAAANHSAKALRSAGITLRQFSLLAALHGNDGSSQSDLVNATGIDRSTLADMVARMEAAGLIKRSASKTDARAKSVSLAAKGKKALEKALPAVQAADAALFSGLAKMKQDALMSGLVGLTEEEEKPAPAPKAAPKAAAPKKAPAKKAPAAKKAPAKKPAAKKAAAPKKAAATKPAAKKAAPKKAAPKKAAPKKAAAAAKAPAVKKSPAKKPAARKAKKK; via the coding sequence ATGTCATTCAATCTCAACGCTTCACCAAGCCACCTGCTGCACCGTGCGCAGCAGGCTGCTGCAAACCACAGCGCCAAAGCGCTCCGCTCTGCCGGCATCACGCTGCGCCAGTTCTCGCTGCTCGCAGCCCTGCACGGCAATGACGGCTCCAGCCAGTCCGATCTCGTCAATGCTACCGGCATCGACCGTTCGACCCTCGCTGACATGGTCGCCCGCATGGAAGCCGCCGGTCTGATCAAGCGCTCCGCTTCGAAAACCGACGCGCGCGCCAAGTCCGTCTCCCTGGCGGCAAAAGGCAAGAAAGCCCTGGAAAAGGCCCTTCCGGCTGTTCAGGCTGCTGATGCTGCCCTCTTCTCCGGCCTCGCCAAAATGAAGCAGGACGCTCTGATGTCCGGCCTCGTCGGCCTGACGGAAGAAGAAGAGAAGCCGGCTCCGGCACCGAAAGCCGCACCGAAGGCTGCTGCACCGAAGAAAGCTCCGGCCAAGAAAGCCCCTGCGGCGAAAAAGGCTCCGGCCAAGAAGCCCGCTGCCAAGAAAGCCGCGGCGCCGAAGAAAGCTGCTGCAACGAAGCCGGCCGCCAAGAAGGCCGCTCCGAAAAAAGCCGCTCCTAAAAAGGCTGCACCGAAGAAAGCCGCTGCTGCTGCAAAAGCACCGGCCGTGAAAAAATCTCCGGCCAAGAAGCCAGCTGCTCGCAAAGCCAAGAAAAAGTAA
- a CDS encoding NUDIX hydrolase, giving the protein MEIPPGDEKMRRVCAHCRFIDYVNPKIVAGSVVTKDDRILLCRRAIEPRKGYWTLPAGFMEEGETVEEGARREAREEACADIRIQQLLAVYSVPRIAQVQVMFRAELMSDISAGPESEEVGLFAWKDIPWSDLAFPTVIWALTHYAETRHLPAFPPFANPPGTERLTH; this is encoded by the coding sequence ATGGAAATACCCCCAGGAGACGAAAAAATGCGGCGTGTTTGCGCCCATTGCCGGTTTATCGACTATGTGAACCCGAAAATCGTCGCTGGCTCCGTTGTGACCAAAGATGACCGGATTTTGCTCTGCCGGCGCGCAATCGAGCCCCGAAAAGGTTACTGGACCTTGCCGGCCGGATTCATGGAAGAAGGGGAAACGGTCGAAGAAGGCGCCCGCAGGGAAGCCCGGGAAGAAGCGTGCGCGGATATCCGGATCCAACAATTGCTCGCCGTTTACTCTGTTCCCCGCATCGCCCAGGTTCAGGTCATGTTCCGTGCGGAACTGATGTCTGACATTTCTGCAGGTCCGGAGAGCGAAGAAGTCGGATTATTCGCCTGGAAGGATATCCCCTGGTCGGATCTCGCCTTTCCGACCGTGATCTGGGCGCTGACCCATTATGCGGAAACCCGGCATTTGCCGGCCTTCCCGCCTTTCGCCAACCCTCCGGGAACTGAGAGGCTCACCCATTAG
- a CDS encoding septation protein IspZ — MTELENKTAIHTDEAPQEANVKDAAARAGGIWTELGPTLAFIVIYNVMLRFPEEGLFSKENALFWATGVLIVATAVVIGMKLIRKQRIPPFLLVSSSLIGVFGVLGIAFHSKLLLFVKPTIINLMFAGAIFGGLAVGRNIWKMLFSELFHLPDYAWRVLAIRWGLYFIAMAIWNIVVWQAFGEAAWANWKMGNIVIGFVFALANAPYTLKHMETQPEDS; from the coding sequence ATGACCGAGTTGGAAAACAAGACAGCGATTCACACGGACGAAGCCCCGCAGGAGGCGAACGTTAAGGATGCCGCCGCACGTGCCGGGGGAATCTGGACAGAACTCGGCCCGACGCTGGCCTTCATTGTCATCTACAATGTCATGCTGCGCTTTCCGGAAGAGGGGCTGTTTTCCAAGGAAAACGCGCTCTTCTGGGCCACGGGCGTGCTCATTGTGGCAACGGCTGTTGTGATCGGCATGAAACTCATCCGTAAGCAGAGGATCCCGCCATTCCTGCTGGTTTCATCAAGTCTTATCGGTGTTTTCGGCGTTCTGGGTATCGCGTTTCATTCCAAGCTCCTGCTTTTCGTGAAGCCCACCATTATCAATCTGATGTTTGCCGGTGCGATTTTCGGCGGTCTCGCTGTGGGCCGCAATATCTGGAAAATGCTGTTCAGCGAGCTTTTTCATCTGCCGGACTATGCGTGGCGCGTCCTGGCGATCCGTTGGGGTCTATATTTTATCGCGATGGCGATATGGAACATCGTGGTCTGGCAGGCTTTTGGTGAGGCCGCCTGGGCAAACTGGAAGATGGGCAACATCGTCATCGGTTTCGTGTTCGCTCTGGCGAATGCGCCCTATACTTTAAAGCATATGGAAACCCAGCCTGAAGACAGCTGA
- a CDS encoding EamA family transporter: protein MRRAVLPISGNAMTASDILPVALCLLSAITLATTNVLVKGGGDILTGRMIVQVTAALIVLPFAFIFPMPPMSTWPLLAISMVSHWFYQACLIRAMHRGDLSLVYPVMRGLGPLATAVFATFLLQEHLAPMQQIGLFCASFAILFFALPTAATREGRSLDRRALFWSVLTAVGIGLYAVSDTRAARAMPHPMTFVIILFLVDWIGVTLVFLWQRRGRYRQTIRPQLRSGMIGGMVGCLSYGMAIFAYTMTDAAMVTALRETSVVFAAVMAAVFLKESFGARRIVAASVLATGLVLMQAGAA, encoded by the coding sequence ATGAGACGGGCCGTCCTGCCGATTTCCGGGAATGCCATGACTGCCTCTGATATCCTTCCCGTTGCGCTCTGCCTCCTGTCGGCGATCACGCTGGCGACGACCAATGTTCTGGTCAAAGGCGGCGGCGACATTCTGACCGGCCGGATGATCGTTCAGGTGACGGCCGCGCTGATCGTTCTGCCATTCGCTTTTATATTCCCGATGCCGCCGATGAGTACCTGGCCGCTTCTGGCCATCTCCATGGTGTCGCACTGGTTTTATCAGGCCTGCCTGATCCGGGCGATGCACCGGGGGGATCTCTCGCTGGTGTATCCGGTGATGCGCGGACTTGGTCCGCTTGCCACAGCCGTGTTCGCGACATTCCTGCTGCAGGAACATCTCGCGCCTATGCAGCAGATCGGTCTGTTCTGCGCGTCCTTTGCCATTCTCTTCTTTGCGCTGCCGACCGCTGCGACGCGGGAAGGGCGCAGCCTGGACCGGCGGGCGCTCTTCTGGTCCGTCCTGACGGCTGTCGGGATCGGGCTTTATGCCGTGAGCGACACCCGCGCGGCGCGGGCGATGCCGCACCCCATGACCTTTGTCATCATTCTGTTTCTGGTCGACTGGATCGGCGTGACGCTCGTCTTCCTCTGGCAGCGGCGGGGCCGGTACAGGCAGACGATCCGCCCGCAGCTCCGCTCCGGCATGATCGGCGGCATGGTTGGGTGCCTGTCATACGGCATGGCGATCTTTGCCTATACAATGACGGATGCGGCCATGGTGACGGCCTTGCGGGAAACCTCTGTCGTCTTCGCAGCCGTCATGGCGGCCGTGTTCCTGAAGGAGAGTTTCGGTGCCCGGCGCATCGTCGCGGCCTCGGTTCTCGCCACGGGTCTGGTCCTGATGCAGGCCGGCGCAGCCTGA
- a CDS encoding amidohydrolase family protein: MATSDLIIRGGTIVDGTGAEPFEGDVAVSGGQITAIGKVSGKGIEEIDARGQIVTPGFVDIHTHYDGQATWGDAISPSSLHGCTTVIMGNCGVGFAPCHTEDHDRLIRLMEGVEDIPFPVLTEGLPWSWESFPDYLDFLSSRQFDTDIGAQLPHAALRVYVMGERGANREDATAEDIAAMKQLAKEAVMAGALGFSTSRTLNHRTSDGQPTPTLTASETELIGIAEGLKEAGRGVLQFVSDFNDPQKEAAMLRLIVEASGRPLSVSLAQADVAPEGWRALLGAIETAMNDGLPMRAQVAPRPVGVLLGLELTMNPFSAHPSYAAIATKPLEKRVAALRDPAFRDRLLSEEPASDNPFLKTMLRGFGKMFQLRDPVNYEPGPESTLEYMANARGISPEEMALDLMLERDGRGVLYLPFLNYSQGSLEPIRAMMESPATLPGLSDGGAHVGMICDGSFTTTMLAHWARDRQRGPKLPIEYLVKRQTQDTAQWMGLHDRGVIAPGYRADLNVIDLANLKLHLPEVQYDLPAGGRRLMQRASGYTATILKGEVTHRDGDPTGAKPGRMVRGAQSLQTAAIAAE; this comes from the coding sequence ATGGCGACGAGCGATCTGATTATCCGGGGCGGGACAATCGTGGACGGCACGGGGGCCGAGCCGTTCGAAGGCGATGTCGCCGTCTCCGGCGGCCAGATCACCGCCATCGGCAAAGTCTCCGGCAAGGGCATTGAGGAGATCGATGCGCGCGGCCAGATCGTCACCCCCGGCTTTGTCGACATTCACACCCATTATGACGGCCAGGCGACGTGGGGCGACGCGATCAGCCCCTCCTCCCTCCATGGCTGCACGACCGTGATCATGGGCAATTGCGGTGTCGGCTTTGCCCCGTGCCACACGGAAGACCATGACCGGCTGATCCGCCTGATGGAGGGCGTTGAGGACATTCCCTTTCCGGTCCTGACAGAGGGTCTGCCGTGGAGCTGGGAGAGTTTCCCGGACTATCTGGATTTTCTCTCCAGCCGCCAGTTCGATACCGACATCGGCGCCCAGCTACCGCACGCCGCCCTGCGCGTTTATGTAATGGGCGAGCGCGGCGCGAACCGCGAAGACGCGACCGCGGAAGACATCGCCGCCATGAAACAGCTGGCGAAGGAGGCGGTCATGGCCGGGGCGCTTGGCTTCTCCACGTCCCGTACCCTGAACCATCGCACATCCGACGGCCAGCCGACGCCGACGCTGACGGCCAGCGAGACCGAACTGATCGGTATCGCGGAAGGCCTGAAGGAAGCAGGCCGCGGCGTGTTGCAGTTCGTGTCCGATTTCAACGATCCTCAAAAGGAAGCCGCAATGCTCCGCCTGATCGTCGAGGCATCCGGCCGGCCGCTTTCGGTGTCGCTGGCACAGGCCGATGTGGCGCCGGAAGGCTGGCGCGCCCTGCTGGGCGCCATCGAAACCGCGATGAATGACGGCCTGCCGATGCGGGCGCAGGTGGCGCCGCGCCCGGTGGGCGTGCTGCTCGGCCTTGAACTGACGATGAACCCGTTCAGCGCCCACCCGTCTTATGCGGCGATTGCGACAAAGCCGCTGGAAAAGCGCGTCGCCGCCCTGCGCGACCCGGCCTTCCGGGACAGACTGCTGTCGGAAGAACCGGCCTCGGACAATCCTTTCCTGAAGACCATGCTGCGCGGCTTCGGCAAGATGTTCCAGCTGCGCGACCCGGTGAATTACGAGCCCGGCCCGGAGAGCACGCTGGAATACATGGCCAATGCGCGCGGGATCAGCCCGGAAGAGATGGCGCTCGACCTGATGCTGGAGCGCGACGGGCGCGGCGTGCTCTATCTGCCCTTCCTCAATTATTCGCAAGGGTCGCTGGAACCGATCCGCGCGATGATGGAGAGCCCGGCCACCCTGCCCGGCCTGTCCGATGGCGGCGCGCATGTCGGCATGATCTGCGACGGCTCCTTCACCACCACGATGCTGGCCCATTGGGCGCGGGACCGCCAGCGCGGGCCAAAACTGCCGATTGAATATCTTGTGAAGCGCCAGACGCAGGACACGGCCCAGTGGATGGGCTTGCACGACCGCGGCGTGATTGCCCCCGGTTACCGGGCGGATCTCAACGTGATCGACCTCGCGAACCTGAAACTCCACCTGCCGGAAGTGCAGTATGACCTGCCCGCCGGCGGACGGCGCCTGATGCAACGGGCCTCCGGCTACACGGCGACGATCCTGAAGGGTGAGGTCACCCACCGGGACGGCGACCCGACCGGCGCGAAGCCCGGCCGGATGGTGCGCGGCGCGCAGAGCCTGCAGACGGCCGCCATCGCAGCGGAATGA
- a CDS encoding helix-turn-helix transcriptional regulator, giving the protein MKNILRILRSEKGWSQAELADRLDVSRQSVNAIETGKYDPSLPLAFAIARLFGRSIEEIFDDGLETAEAAE; this is encoded by the coding sequence ATGAAGAACATTCTCCGCATTCTGCGTTCGGAAAAGGGATGGAGCCAGGCCGAGTTGGCCGACCGGCTCGACGTCTCCCGCCAGTCCGTAAACGCCATCGAGACCGGGAAGTACGACCCGTCCCTGCCGCTGGCCTTCGCCATCGCCCGCCTGTTCGGGCGCAGCATCGAGGAAATCTTTGATGATGGACTCGAAACCGCTGAAGCGGCCGAATAA
- the ftsY gene encoding signal recognition particle-docking protein FtsY, translating into MILWFGKKKKKEEMKAAGAEIAAPELSAEDLAAKEAAEAEAAKAAAEKEEIERIVAEANKAWEERQAREAEEAAAEAKRLEEEARRAEEAAAAADAEEAARLAEAAEQARKAREERAAQQAKAEAELKLLADRREAERLRAEAEAAARAAMEAEANNPGFVAKLGQGLSRSSSRLTEGLAALGRRKLDDDTLEELEDLLIASDLGAKVAARVATNLSKERFDKEIGEEEIRLALASEISDVLKPREKVVDFSDGTSPRIVLFVGVNGSGKTTTIGKIASKLKEQGAKALLVAGDTFRAAAIEQLTVWGDRAGIPVMSKPTGADAAGLVYEAIEKAKAEDLDLVLIDTAGRLQNKAELMAELEKVVRVIKKLDPTAPHDVILVLDATVGQNALSQVEAFRNTAGVTGLVMTKMDGTAKGGVLVAIAEAYDLPIHFIGIGEQAEDLRPFSAEAFSKALVGVGV; encoded by the coding sequence ATGATCCTCTGGTTTGGGAAGAAAAAGAAAAAAGAGGAAATGAAGGCGGCCGGCGCAGAGATAGCCGCCCCGGAGCTGTCGGCAGAGGACCTTGCCGCGAAAGAGGCGGCCGAAGCCGAGGCCGCAAAGGCGGCTGCCGAAAAGGAAGAAATCGAACGGATCGTTGCCGAGGCCAATAAGGCCTGGGAAGAGCGACAGGCGCGTGAAGCCGAAGAGGCCGCCGCCGAAGCAAAGCGGCTGGAAGAAGAGGCTCGCCGCGCCGAAGAGGCTGCTGCAGCGGCAGATGCCGAAGAAGCCGCGCGCCTCGCCGAAGCAGCCGAACAGGCCCGCAAAGCGCGAGAAGAACGCGCCGCCCAACAGGCCAAGGCTGAAGCCGAACTGAAACTTCTGGCCGACCGGCGCGAGGCCGAGCGCCTGCGCGCTGAAGCCGAGGCGGCTGCCCGTGCGGCGATGGAGGCCGAGGCGAACAATCCGGGCTTTGTTGCAAAACTCGGGCAGGGCTTGTCGCGCTCGTCTTCCCGCCTGACCGAAGGCCTTGCCGCGCTGGGCCGCCGCAAGCTGGACGATGACACGCTGGAAGAACTTGAAGACCTGCTGATTGCCTCAGATCTCGGCGCGAAAGTGGCCGCGCGGGTTGCGACCAATCTGTCGAAAGAACGTTTCGACAAGGAGATCGGCGAGGAGGAGATCCGCCTCGCCCTTGCCAGCGAGATTTCAGACGTCCTGAAACCGCGTGAGAAGGTCGTCGATTTTTCCGATGGCACCAGCCCGCGCATCGTCTTGTTTGTGGGCGTCAACGGATCCGGCAAGACGACGACGATCGGCAAGATCGCCTCGAAACTGAAAGAGCAGGGCGCCAAGGCGCTGCTGGTGGCGGGCGACACGTTCCGTGCTGCGGCCATTGAGCAATTGACCGTCTGGGGCGACCGCGCCGGTATTCCGGTCATGTCGAAGCCAACCGGCGCCGATGCGGCGGGCCTCGTCTATGAGGCCATCGAAAAGGCGAAGGCGGAGGATCTGGATCTCGTCCTGATCGACACGGCCGGGCGCCTGCAGAACAAGGCGGAACTGATGGCGGAGCTTGAGAAAGTCGTCCGTGTCATCAAGAAGCTCGACCCGACCGCGCCGCACGATGTGATCCTGGTGCTGGACGCCACCGTCGGGCAGAATGCGCTCAGCCAGGTGGAAGCTTTCCGCAACACGGCCGGCGTGACGGGCCTTGTCATGACCAAGATGGATGGAACGGCGAAGGGCGGCGTGCTGGTCGCGATCGCCGAAGCCTATGATTTGCCGATCCACTTCATCGGTATCGGGGAACAGGCAGAAGACCTCCGCCCATTCAGTGCGGAAGCCTTCTCGAAAGCCCTTGTGGGCGTCGGCGTCTAA
- the mtaB gene encoding tRNA (N(6)-L-threonylcarbamoyladenosine(37)-C(2))-methylthiotransferase MtaB: MTKPETPSSPTLITLGCRLNSYESEVMRGHAASAGLSDAVIVNTCAVTGEAVRSARQAIRRAAKDHPGAPILVTGCAAQIDPDMFAQMPEVTRVIGNHEKMKAETWKPADLLGGHEKVRVNDIMSVKETAAHLIDGMDGRARAYVQVQNGCDHRCTFCIIPYGRGNSRSVPAGEVVEQVRRLVETGHYEVVLTGVDLTSWGADLPGTPQLGNLVQRILKLVPDLKQLRISSIDAIEIDDALFEAMGERRLAPFMHLSLQHGDNLILKRMKRRHSRDDAIALAEKLRTLRPDIALGADIIAGFPTETEAHFENSVRLVDECGLAFLHVFPYSPRPGTPAARMPQLDKALIRERAARLRKTGENALKTHFSRHIGDIRDALVERGASARLPDFTPVKLSRDPGQAGRPVRAHITGHDGRQLIGEIDA, encoded by the coding sequence ATGACCAAGCCTGAAACCCCCTCCAGCCCGACGCTGATTACGCTCGGATGCCGCCTCAACTCCTACGAGTCTGAGGTGATGCGCGGCCATGCGGCCAGCGCGGGCCTCTCCGATGCGGTGATCGTGAACACCTGCGCGGTGACGGGGGAGGCGGTGCGTTCTGCCCGCCAGGCCATCCGCCGCGCGGCGAAGGATCATCCGGGCGCGCCGATCCTGGTGACGGGCTGCGCCGCCCAGATCGATCCGGACATGTTCGCGCAGATGCCGGAAGTCACCCGCGTCATCGGCAATCATGAAAAGATGAAAGCTGAGACGTGGAAACCGGCCGACCTGCTGGGCGGGCACGAAAAGGTCCGCGTCAACGATATCATGTCGGTGAAGGAAACGGCTGCCCACCTGATCGACGGTATGGACGGGCGCGCGCGGGCTTATGTTCAGGTCCAGAACGGCTGCGATCACCGCTGCACTTTCTGCATCATTCCTTATGGCCGCGGGAATTCCCGCTCCGTCCCGGCGGGTGAGGTGGTGGAGCAGGTGCGCCGCCTCGTGGAGACGGGGCATTATGAAGTTGTGCTGACGGGCGTGGACCTGACCAGCTGGGGCGCAGACCTTCCGGGCACGCCGCAGCTCGGCAATCTGGTGCAACGTATCCTGAAACTGGTGCCGGACCTGAAACAGCTGCGCATTTCCTCCATCGATGCGATCGAGATCGATGATGCCCTGTTTGAGGCGATGGGCGAGCGGCGCCTTGCCCCCTTCATGCATTTGTCGCTGCAGCACGGCGACAATCTGATCCTGAAACGGATGAAGCGGCGTCACTCGCGGGATGACGCGATTGCGCTGGCGGAGAAATTACGCACCTTGCGTCCGGATATTGCACTCGGCGCTGATATCATTGCTGGGTTTCCAACCGAGACTGAGGCGCATTTCGAGAACTCAGTCCGTCTTGTGGACGAATGCGGCCTCGCCTTCCTGCATGTGTTTCCCTATAGCCCGCGGCCCGGAACCCCGGCTGCGCGGATGCCACAGCTGGACAAGGCGCTCATCAGGGAACGGGCTGCGCGCCTGCGGAAAACGGGCGAAAACGCGCTCAAAACCCACTTTTCGCGCCATATTGGGGACATAAGGGACGCTTTGGTGGAGCGCGGGGCCTCCGCCCGCCTGCCTGATTTCACGCCGGTAAAACTGTCACGTGACCCCGGCCAAGCTGGACGGCCCGTGCGGGCGCATATAACCGGGCATGACGGCAGGCAGCTGATCGGAGAAATAGACGCATGA
- a CDS encoding GNAT family N-acetyltransferase: MPWLPVVHSPEDVLEFFRDQVLPSQTVIVADKSEQITGFAAYKGEWLHHLYVAPDAWQSGIGSRLLRRALAASSVLQLWAFQQNRTARAFYARFQFEEVEFTDGQRNEEKTPDVRMIWRQTEDLQISVSNSSSTGPVM; this comes from the coding sequence ATGCCCTGGCTGCCCGTTGTCCACTCGCCGGAAGACGTCCTCGAATTCTTTCGCGACCAAGTCTTGCCCAGCCAGACCGTCATTGTCGCCGACAAATCAGAACAGATCACCGGTTTCGCCGCTTATAAGGGGGAGTGGTTGCACCATCTTTATGTCGCCCCGGACGCCTGGCAGAGCGGGATCGGCTCACGATTGCTGCGCCGGGCCCTGGCGGCATCCAGCGTCCTGCAACTCTGGGCATTCCAGCAGAACCGTACCGCGCGCGCCTTCTATGCCCGGTTCCAGTTCGAGGAAGTCGAATTCACGGATGGACAGCGAAACGAGGAAAAAACGCCGGATGTGCGGATGATCTGGCGCCAGACGGAAGACCTTCAGATCTCGGTCTCGAATTCCAGCTCGACCGGCCCCGTCATGTAG